From Gemmatimonadota bacterium:
CTTCTTGTCCACATCCGTCGGCGTAATAGTAGATGAGTTTGTGCCGATGCGTTCTGACTCCGTAGTGTGCGTAGATATTGTGTCCGTTGAGGTGCATCCAATACCGGTAATACATTGAGGCGCGCCAGTAGGCGGGTCGGTCGCCATTTAACAGGGGGCGCATGCTGTGTCCCTGAAAATGGCTGGGGATATTTATTCCGGCGTAGTCCAGGAATGTGGATGCGAAATCTACGTTGAGGATCATGTCGTCGCAGACACTTCCCGCTTTGATTTCTTTGGGATACCGGATGAGGAATGGCATGCGGAGGGATTCTTCGTACATGAATCGCTTGTCGTACCAGCCGTGGTCGCCCAGGTAAAAGCCCTGGTCCGATGTATAGACGACGATGGTGTTGTCGGTTAGTTCTTCTTCGTCCAGGTAGTCCAATACGCGGCCGACATTGTCATCGACGGATGCTACGCAGCGCAAGTAGTCTTTGATGTAGCGCTGGTATTTCCATTTCATGTCTTCTTCGGGGGTCAAGCCTTCGGGTACGGGCTGTTTCAGGTCGCGGGGGTTCAGGTCGCGGTTGACGCGCATTTCAGCCTGCGATGCGGCTGTGGCGCGGTTGCTGTAGTCGTCCCACAGTGTTTCGGGTTCGGGGATGTTGATGTCTTCGTACATGTCCGCGTGTTTGTCATCTGGCTCCCAGGGGCGATGGGGCGCTTTGTGGTGATACATGAGCATGAATGGTTTGTTTTTGTCGCGGTCTTTTAGCCAGTCCAGTGCGAGGTCGGTTATGATGTCTGTGGTATATCCCTCGTAGTGAACTTCTTTGCCCATGTCGTACATCATGGGGTTGTGATATGCGCCTTGTCCGGGCAGTACGTTCCAGTAGTCAAATCCGGTGGGGTCATTGTGCCCGCCGTGTCCGAGATGCCATTTGCCCACCATTGCGGTTTGATATCCCGCGGCTTGCAGGAGTTTGGGAAATGTGACCTGTCGGCCGTCCAGGTTTGTGCGCAATGTGGTGACGCCGTTGATGTGATTGTACGTGCCGGTCAAGATTACTGCCCGGCTCGGCGCGCAGATCGAGTTGGTGCAAAAGCAGTTGTTAAAGCGCATGCCGCCTTCAGCGATGCGGTCCAGATTGGGCGTTTCGTTAATCCGACTGCCATAACAACTCATGGCATGCGATGCGTGATCATCGGTCATGATAAATAGAATATTGGGTCTTTCACTCATGCGTGCTCCTTTCTTTTATTCATCCACTTTTGAATATATCTCTACCGTAACCCCTCTGGCTTTCAGAGCAGGAATGTGTGTATTGAGTGATGTGGCACTCAAAGGATTATTACCCATATCAACTCCGTCTCCATTGACCAATCCCGGGTTTGCAACCAGAGGCGAAAGATCCGAAATTTTGTTGTTGTAAAGACGTAGCCCTTTCAGACCGGTTAATTTAGATAGTGATGTAATGTCCGAGATGTTGTTGTTGTCAAGCCGCAGATCTGCCAGATTTTTTAGACCAGATAATGTTGTGAGGCTCGAGATGCTGTTGTCGGAAAGATCCACCCCTATTAGAAGGTTTAAACCAGATAGTGGTGCGAGATCCGAGATGCTGTTGTGGGATAGTCCCAGCCATGTCAAGATGTATAACTCAGATAGCGGTGTGATGTCTGAGACGCTGTTGTTGTCAAGATTTATTCGTGTCAGGTTGGTCAATTTAGATAGGGGTGTGATGTCTAAGATGCTGTTGTGGGATAGTCCCAGCCACGTCAAGATATTTAACTCGGATAATGGCGTGAGATCCGAGATGTTATTGCTGTCAAGCCGCAGGTCTGCCAGATTGGTCAATTTAGATAGTGGCGTAAGGTTCGAGATGCTGTTGTGAGAAATATCCAGTTCTCCCAGGCTTTTTAACTCAGACAGCGATGTGAGATCAAAAATCGTGTTATTGTAAAGGGATAGCACCCTCAGGTTGGTCAATTTAGATAGTGGTATAAGGTTCGAGATGCTGTTGTTGTCAAGATGCAGGTCTGTCAGACCATGTAGGCCAGATAGTGGCGTGAGGTCTGAGATACTGTTGTCGGAGAGATATAGCCGTATCAGACCATTTAACTCAGATAGTGGTGTAATATCCGAGATATTATTGTTGTCAAGCCGCAGGTCTGCCAGATTTTTTACGCCAGATAATGGTGTAATGTTCGAGATGCGGTTGCTGTAAAGAGATAGTGCTTTCAGGTTGTTCAGTTGGGATAGTGGCGTGAGGTCTGAGATACTGTTGTTGTCAAGATTTATCCATGTCAGGTTGGTCAATTTAGATAGTGGCGTGAGGTCTGAGATGCTGTTGTCGTCAAGATTTATCCGTGTCAGGTTGGTCAATTTAGATAGGGGCGCGAGGTCTGAGATACTGTTGTTGTAGAGCCGCAGGTCTGTCAGGTTGTTCAATTGGGATAGTGGTGTGATGTCTGAGATGGTGTTGGTGTCAAGATGCAATACTCTTAGATTGGTCAATCCAGATAATGGTGCGATGTTTGAGATGAGGTTGTTACTAAGATGCAGATCTGTCAGATTTTTTAGGCCAGATAGTGGCGTGATGTCCGAGATGGTGTTGGTGTCAAGACGTAGCTGTGTCAGACTGGTTAATCCAGATAGCGGTGTAATGTCCGAGATACTATTGTGGTCAAGCTCCAGGTCTGTCAGGTTGTTCAATCCAGATAGCGGTGTAATGTCAGAAATGTTGTTACTGCTGAGAACCAGCCGTTTTAGACCGGTTGCATACTCCAGCCCGGTCAAATCACTGATCTTCGCATTTGATGCCTCAAGCGCATTCGATGCAGAAAGGCCAGTTAAGGTTGACATTTCTGCCTGCGTGATTATCGCGTCTGGGGGGGCCTCGCTCTTTGTATTTATCGTTTGCAGAATCACCGCTCGCAGGTTGACATCCGGGATATGCACCTCACTATCTTCTGCCCGGGCAAAAATATGTTTAGTAGGCAGAGGGTGAACTGTCAACGCAAGCGCGATAAAAATAAAAGTTATTGAGATGCGATTCTGCATAGTATTTCTTTTTGATATAGTATGGTAGGCCAAATTATTCCTTCCTCCCATTCTCCCTTAAAAAACATGTATATATTCGCGTATCAGTCCTCCCGCAGGGCAGCACTCGGGCTTTCGGAAGCGATCTTTAGCGCGTGTAAGAAACCGCCTGTAAGCGGAAGCAGGATGCCCAATAAGATCGCCACCAATATAGTAATAACGCCGAATTGAAAGCGGTAGGCAAATATTGAGAGCCATTCGTCCATAAAGAAATAGGAGATGTGAAGTTTAGCATATAGCGAGCGATTTCGATATTGACAAGTGCCCAAACGTTTAGTATGATCTGGACAGAATATAACCCAACCAGGCGATAAGAAAATCATGACAAAAGCCAATTCAGAACAAAAATCAACGGGATCGCATTACACGCCTCCTGCTCTGGCAGCATTCGTTGCAAAAGAAATGCTGAAATTATGGCAACCGCCAGAAAAGACACGCAACATCAATGTATTTGATCCCGCTCTTGGTGATGGTGAATTATTACTTGCTGTTCTGAAAAATTTACAAGAAATGGATGTGCCTCTATCCGTAAGCGGATACGAAACCAATCAGTCCGAAATGCTTTTTGCTAAAGAAAGAATAAAGGACCAGTTTCCAAAAGTTGCTACTGAGTTCCACAATCGGGATTTTCTCGCTCAATCAGCGGACTGTTCCTCTCAGCCTGACCTTTTCCAAAGCCGACGACCAGAGCAGTTCGATCTCGTAATCTCAAATCCACCTTATGTGAGAACTCAGGTAATGGGAGCAAAAAAGTCCCAAGACCTAGCTCGTCAATTCGGACTGGCAGGAAGGGTGGATCTCTATTATGCATTTATTATTGCGATAGCTCAATACATTCATCCGGAGGGCATTCTTGGAATAATCGTATCTAATCGATTCATGACGACAAGGTCTGGGGAAACTGTAAGAGCCAAAATTAAAGAAATGTATGATATTGAACATATTTGGGATCTTGGCGACACAAAACTTTTTGAGGCGGCTGTGCTTCCAGCGGTCCTGATGCTAAAACCAAAAACCTCTGCAAAGCCTTCAATCACTGCCAAATTCACTTCAATTTACACATCTGATCCCGTCAAAAAAGCGCGCAATTGCGAGAGCCCAATCGAAGCCCTTCGGCGCAGCGGGTATGTCAAAACAAAATCTAATGAATACTTCAATATTTTGAAGGGAGAATTGGATTCAGGGCGAGGACCAAAGGATATATGGCGGATCTCTACAAAGGAAAGTAGAGAATGGCTAAGTAGAGTTTGCAGGAACACCGCCGCCACATTCAAGGATCTTGGCAAAATTAGAGTAGGCGTTAAAACCACCGCGGATCGCGTATTCATAAGATCAGATTGGGATGACATGCCTTTGGATAAACGACCGGAATTGCTAAAAGATTTAACAACCCATCACATTGGAAATCCGTACAGGTCAGAGCCTCCAAAAAGCAAGATCCTTTATCCTCACACCATTCTTGGGGGAAAGCGTTGTGCAGTCAACCTGGCAAGTTATCCAAAATCGAAAGCCTATCTCGAAGAACACAGAAATCAGCTTGAGGGCAGGAAGTATGTCATTGAGTCAGGAAGAAAATGGTATGAAATATGGGTACCTCAAGATCCAAAAGCCTGGAAAAAAGCCAAAATCGTTTTTAGGGATATAGCTGAACATCCAACATTTTGGCTGGACCTGAATGGCACCGTAGTAAACGGCGACTGCTATTGGATTTCATGCTCTGAAGAAAACGAACTTACCTGGCTGGCTCTTGCTGTAGGCAACTCCTCGTTCATAGAGTGCTTTTATGATCACAGTTTCAACAATAAATTATATGCCGGAAGAAGACGATTCATGACGCAATATGTTGAGCAGTTCCCTCTTCCAAGAATAGATTCGGCGTCAGCAAGCCAACTTATCGAAATGTCAAAACAGACTTTTGAATGCACATCCGACAAAAAAACAGAACTTATGCACACAGTTGATAAATTGGTTTGGAAAGCATTTGGCTTCTCAGATAAAGAAATCCGAGGGTAGCGGTATTTGCAGTTTTTTGTTCAAAACTCTGCCTTCAAAACGTCTGAATCTTGAAAAAAAGTCTCTCCCAGTGGTCATATAAAAGTTCGTAATCATCACGCGATTTCCCGTCAGTTCACCATAAAACAGAGCGTATCTAACATCACAGTGCCGAATAACGATATTGCCATCCAAAGCTGGATAGTCAAGTGCCTGTAAGCTGTCGGGTGTCACAAGACCCAAATCTATGGTCCGCGAAGTCTGAAGTTTAATTTCTAAAAGTTGATGCGGAATGTCCGGAAATGTGCCCTTGTCTGCATATCCAGGATAGCCCAATAGCTTCGCGACAACCTCGTGCAGTAATGATCCGCGATTTCTCTCTTGATCCATTCCCACATAGTCAATTTCCATCCCAATCGTGCATTTTAGAATTCCAAAGAGTGTTTGAATGGGAATAAGCGAACGCAATGACGGATCTTCTGTCGGATCAATGAGACGCGCCGACGATTCCTGCCCAATGCGTTCCGCTGGTATTGCATCCTCCCTTGATACCAACTCGCATGCCTCGGCACCAACATCGAGAGCAGCCTGGTATTTTTGAGTCAATGTGCCCGTCCTGTCCAGTTTCGCGAGTTCTGCACCAGCAATCACTCTGACATTTCCTATCCGATTGTCCTCATCTACCCGCACAATGACGTACCTGCGCGATGCGTCCAGTTCCTCGTTCCAAATCTGCAGGTTATTCGACTTCTGAATATATACATCAAAGTTCTGTCCAGGGAACCGCGGCTGTGTCCTCTTGAAAGACCCAGGTACTGGATAACCTATTGCTTTACATACGTCAGTCTTAACGACTTTTGATCTGGTCCGTAACGCAAGGCCACTGAGAGAAATGCCAATCAGACTCTCTTTCAGTATTTTTTCGAGCTTCTTGCTTGCAATATATAGATCTGGTCTTTCTGTAGGAATATGGTCATAAATCGTGAGACCGCTTCTTTTAATAGCATTCTTATTGGGATAGACCATGTCTTATTTCCCCTAATTCAACCGAGCAATAAGATCAGACGGCACGGATGCGACGTGGATCTGGGGATGGCCCGAGCGGTCGGAGTTGAAGACGAGCCATTTGAGGTCGGGCGAGAGATAGGGATGCCCGTGCGTGTTTTGCGCGGTGCTCATGGATGTATGGGCTTCGCATACGACCGCGGTTTTGCCGGTCTGGATATTGCCGACGATGAGTTTGCTGGCGCCCTGCCAGTCGTCGCAGAAGAAGTATTGACCACACGGAGAGGTGCCGACGTGGTTGAAGCGATAGCCCGGTGTGCCAACGCGCTCTGGGGGTTTGTTTGCCGATACTTTGACGAGGTTGCCCTTGTCGGGTGCATATTCGCCTTCGGCGCGGACGGATAGGAGGATTTCATTCGCACCCGCGATCCAGGCTTCGTGCCCGGTAATACTCGGCGTATGGGGTAGTCCGACCTGAAGGCGCGTGACTTTGCCGTCGGGTATATCGACGAGGTATTCGGTGGCGCCTTCGTCGCCGACGAGTTTGAGGCGGGTGCCATCGGGTTTGAATTCGCAGCCCCGGTTGTGCTGAACCATGATTTGTTTGCCTTCTGTGGGTTCAAATTGCGTGTGGGGATTGCAGATGTCGGGGTCGGTGTTGATGATTTCTCGCGTTCCCTTTTCGAGATCGACGAGTTCTATGCCAAACATTTTGGGGTGATAGCTGATGGTGACGCCATAGGCGTAATAGCGTTCATCGGGCGATAGGGTGCCCAGGCCGCGCGTTTGAAGGTCTTCGGGAAATTCATGGATGACGCGCTGTGTGCCCGTGCGCAGGTCAACGCGCACGAGTTCCTGGCACTTGTTAGGGACAATGCGCCGATAAAAGAAGATGCCGCTGTGGGTCATGCCAGGTCCGCCCAGACCGCGACCGATTACTTCGGTTTCCCATGTGCCAAATTCGCAGGCGACGTATTCGGTGGTGTTGGGCGCGGTGTCTGAATTTTTTTGTTCATAGACAAAGACGCGCGAGTCAGCAGAGCAGTAGGGCAGTTCGCAGTAGATGTTGGATTTTTCAAGTTCGTCTGTGGTCACTTGTGTAAGTGACACGCCATTGGATAATTCACCGAGTTCGATAGACATAGTTTTTTCTCCTTTTCACATGGCACTTAAGAGCCACTGGTGTGCCAGATGCCAGTCTTCGATGTGGTTGAGTACGACGGCTGAGGATATGTCGCCACATCCCACGGTTGCGCGGATTTCTGCGCGTTTGGCGTCGTTGTGGATGCGATTGCACAAGTAGTCGTTCCATTCGTCAATGGCTTGTACGGGAATTTGACCGCCGCACTGTTCGAGTACCCAGCCTTCAAATTCGAGATAGGATGGGAGGTTTGTGCGGATGTGGTTTAATGTGGCGTCGATGCCCAGATTTAATGCGTGCAGTACGCGGGGGTCCAGGCCGCTCTCTGTCATGTCGGGATAGTCGGGGTGTAGCAGGCCTTTTGCGCGGAGGAGAATTTTGTACCAGGTGCGGGGCAATTGGCGCACGCCGAGGGGACCAAAATCAATTGTGGCGACGAGTGGGACGATGCTTCCGCTGAGTTCGGACAGGTCGCGCTTGTAAAATAACTGCATATCCTGAAGGCAGTTGAGTACGGTTGCAGTGTCGATGCCCACATCCCGCGGCAGACCCGTGTCTGTGTACGTTTCTTCGATTTTTTCCCCGCGGTGTCGCCGTGCGCGGATAAACGCGTTCCATCGGACGATGGCGTCTTGCTGTTCAAAGCCCCAGAAGTCGTCGCCTCTCTGTTCGAGTATCCACGCTTCAAATTCGAGGTACGAGGGCATGTTTTCGCGCAAGTAGGCCAATGTGGTTTCGATATCCAGATTCAATGCGCGCAGTACGCGCGGGTCGAGGCCATTATCCGTCATGTCGGGGTATTCGTCGTCTAAAATACCGGCGTTACGCGTGAGTACTTTCCACCATGTGCGGGGCAATTGGCACGCGCCGAGCGGGCCATAGACGAGACTGCTGATGAGGGGGACCATAGTGTGCTCCTTGTTAATTGATGAGGGATTTCAAATAGTTGCCCTGGGAACTGATTTTTTCTTCGTCATCGCCGGGACCAAATTCTTCAAGTGAGATATAACCCCGATATCCGACGTCTTTGAGGTCCTGGATAATTTGGGGAATATCTGCCATGCCTTCTCGCAGGTCGCTAAAATTCCATTCCCATTGCATGCTTCCGGTCTCGTCGCGCTCGGTTTGCACGGGTGTGGCATTGCCGATGTGTACATGGGCGAGATACGGGCCGAGTAGTTCGAGGCCCATTTTGCTGTCTTCAAGTCCCACGCGGATCATGTTGGGCACATCCCAGATGGCACCGATGTGATTGGGATCGAGGTTTTCTAAGAGGGCGATGGTGCGAGATGCGCTCACAGCGATGGTGCCAACGTGAATTTCATAGATGATTTTGACGCCGTAATCGCGTGCCATTTCGACCAGGTCGGCAAAACTCGCGCGCGCTTTGAGGAATTGGGGAATATAGGGCGCCTGGCGGTCGTGGCTCTGGGCACCAACGCGAATGAGGGGTGGGTTATCGGAGTCGATTGCACGCGCGCCTTTGAATATTTTTTCGATGATTTCGATCTTATCATAAGTGAAATTGGATGCGAGGGTGCAAACGCGCACGCCGGTTTGGTTTGAGAGGTCGCGTATCTGCGCTGCCTTGTCCAGGATATTGTCTGGGCTGACATCCGTGAGGTGGCGTCCCCAATAGAACAATTCGGCATTGGGGTCTTCGGGATTGTATCGGCAGCGGAGTTCAATGCCTTCGTAACCGTGTTTTTCCAATTTTTTGAATGTGGTTTCCAAATCCCATCGGGGAAGCATGACAGAGGTGAGTGAAAGTTTCATCGTGTCTCCTGATAGTTTGATTGTATCGTTGGTTCGATCTACGGATTTTATCCTGTATATCCTTTAATCCGGCACATCCTGATCAGAATTTGGCACTTTGGCGGCATAAGTCCATGACGCGCATGAGTTCGCGCGATTCTTCTATGCGAATATAGGGCGTGGCGTTGTTGACGATTACGTCGTAGATGTTGGCGTAGAAGTCGCGCTGTTTGTCCCGGGTAATGGGGATGTCTTCTTCCCGCCAGGGCAATCGGTCCTTATTGTCGTAGCTGCGTTCGGGTGCTGCGCCTTCGACGATGTTTAGCAGGGGCGCTTCTGCGGGGTCGTAATATCGTACTTTGAATACGTTGTCCTCGCGAATGGCTGTGCCGTATTTTCCACAGATATGCCAGAGGGGCATGATATGGGCAGTGGCCTGATTGATATGCACGTCTAAGAGTTGTCCAGATTCTTTTTTCACCCAGGCTTTGACTACGTCGTCGGCATCCCCCCGGGTGGCAATTGCCCAGCGTTTGCAATCGACTTCTGTGATTGCCGAGTCGTCGGAGAGATAGATGAGTTGGTCGAGGTAATGCGCGCCGTAGTTGTTGAGCATGCCGCCGCCGTTTTTCCGCAAGCTCTGCCAGTCGTTTCGGCGCACATAGCGATATACGCCCCGGTGTATGAAGTAGATAGGTCCCAGCATGCCGCTTTGAATAATTTCTCGCGCGGTTTGCGTTTCGGGTGTGAGGCGGTGGGGTTGATAAAGAAAGATGCGGCGGTTATTTTTTTGGGCCTGGGCGATCATGCGATCTGCCGAGGCGAGGGAGGTGGTCATGGGTTTTTCGAGGATGACGTGACAACCTTCGTTGAGGGCGCGAATGGTCATGTCTTCGTGCAATGTGGTCGGCGTGGCAATGGCGACTACGTCGGGCAATGGGCAGGACCAGAGAGATTCAAAATCGGTGTGGGTTTCACAATCCGCTGCTGCGCGTGCTTCGGATAATCGTTCGGGCAGGGGATCGACAACAGCGGTGATTTCAAATTGGTCGGATGAGAGGGCTTGCTGGAAGTGAAAACGCCAGCCGATGCGCCCCAGTCCGACGATGGCGATTTTTGTGGTTTGGTTCATTGACTTAGCTCCATTCTGTATCTATATTCTCCAAACTTTGACCAGGCGATTGAAGTTAAAATAACCATGTAGATTGCCAAATGTCCACTACATTTCCCGGTGGTTTTGAATGGATAATAAAGATATTGCCGCGGCTTTGGAAGAGATGACTACGCTGATGGAATTGAATGGCGATAATGCGTTTCGCATTCGGTCTTATGTCAATGCAGCGCGGCAGATTGAGTTGTTGCGGAAGCCCGCTTCGGATTTGAGCGTGCGCGGTGAATTGGAATCTGTGCGCGGTATTGGCGCGAAGATGGCGGCAAATATCGCAATCCTTATTGATACGGGGCAGTTGCCGGGTATGGGCGATTTGCGTTCCGCGCTGCCCGAGGGGTTGTTGGAGATGATTGAGGTGCCCGGTTTGGGGGCGAAACGGGTGCGGTCTATTTACGAGCAGTTGGGTATTGCCGATGTGGATGCGCTGGCAAAAGCATGCGAGGCGGGTGAGGTCGAAAAGTTGCGCGGGTTTGGGAAGAAGACCGCTGAGAGTATTTTGCGCGGGGTGTCTTATTTGCAGCAACACCGCGGGCGTTTTTTGAGCCGCACGGCGCAGGATGAAGCAGAGGCTTTGCGCGCTTATCTGTCAGATCAACCGGGGGTGATTCGCCTATCGGTGGCGGGCAGTGTGCGGCGATGTATGGAGACGAGTAAGGATGTGGATATTGTTGCGAGCGCGAAAGACGGGGGCGCACTTGCCGGGGCTTTTGTCGCGTATCCCGGTGTGGCAGAGGTTACGGGGCAGGGTGAGACAAAGGTAAGTGTTGTGCTGGATTCGGGTATGCGCGCGGATTTGAGGATTGTGCCGGATGCGGCGTTTCCCTATGCATTGCACCATTTTACTGGGAGTAAAGAACACAATACCGCGATGCGGCAACGGGCAAAAGACCGGGGTATGCAGCTCAATGAATACGGATTGTTCAAGGGGGATGAAAACGCGGTTTGTGCCGATGAGAAAGCGTTGTTTGGTGCGTTGGGTTTGCATTATATTCCGCCCGAGTTGCGCGAGGGACGAGATGAGATTGATCGCGCAGAACAAGGATCGTTGCCGGAGTTGGTCGCGCAATCCGATTTGAAGGGTACGCTTCATGTGCATACGACGTATAGCGATGGAAGGCATAGTGTGGAGGATATGGCGCGGGCGGCAAAGGTGCTGGGTTATGCGTATATCGGTATTTGCGATCACAGCAAGGCCGCGGCTTATGCCAATGGGTTGAATGAAGATCGCGTGCGGTTGCAGTGGGATGAGATTGATCGCGTCAACGATGCGGTGGAGGGTATTCGGGTGTTGAAGGGTATTGAGGTTGATATTTTGAGCGATGGGGGGTTGGATTTTGACGATGAACTTTTATCCGCGTTTGATCTGGTAGTCGCGTCTGTGCATTCGAAGTTTTCAATGACTGAAAAAGAGGCTACAGATCGGTTGATTCGCGCTGTTCAGAATCCCCATGTCGATATTTTGGGGCATCCGTCAGGTCGTTTGTTATTGTCTCGTGAGGGCTATCCGCTCAATATGAAGGCGGTGATTGACGCTGCGGCCGAGGCGCGTACGGCAATTGAGATCAATGCCAATCCCGCGCGTTTGGAGTTGGATTGGCGATTTTTATCTTATGCGCGAGAGAAGGGCGTGCAAATCCCGATTAATACAGATGCCCATAGTGTGGAAGGGCTGCAAGATATGTGCTTTGGGTTGGGGATTGCCAGAAAGGGTGGTTTGACGGCTGATGATGTGTTCAACGCACTTTCTGTAGAGGATTTTTTGGCTGCGCTTGGAGGATAGGATGCCTGGAGACGCGATTTATTTTTTTTCTGCAAGACTTGACATTATTTTCCCGCTGACATATAATTGCGGATAAATTTATGGGAGCAGATTTCTGGGAAACAAAAAGAGGACCAATAGGTAATGGCAAAGCATGAACCTTTCAGTGACGAAAAGCTCGCGTTTTATAAAAAAATTTTGACTGAGCGCAAGCGCGAGTTGCTCAAGCAAGTGCTCAGTCAAGATGAAGATCTCGATGAAATTAGAGGGGATGT
This genomic window contains:
- a CDS encoding sulfatase: MSERPNILFIMTDDHASHAMSCYGSRINETPNLDRIAEGGMRFNNCFCTNSICAPSRAVILTGTYNHINGVTTLRTNLDGRQVTFPKLLQAAGYQTAMVGKWHLGHGGHNDPTGFDYWNVLPGQGAYHNPMMYDMGKEVHYEGYTTDIITDLALDWLKDRDKNKPFMLMYHHKAPHRPWEPDDKHADMYEDINIPEPETLWDDYSNRATAASQAEMRVNRDLNPRDLKQPVPEGLTPEEDMKWKYQRYIKDYLRCVASVDDNVGRVLDYLDEEELTDNTIVVYTSDQGFYLGDHGWYDKRFMYEESLRMPFLIRYPKEIKAGSVCDDMILNVDFASTFLDYAGINIPSHFQGHSMRPLLNGDRPAYWRASMYYRYWMHLNGHNIYAHYGVRTHRHKLIYYYADGCGQE
- a CDS encoding leucine-rich repeat domain-containing protein — encoded protein: MQNRISITFIFIALALTVHPLPTKHIFARAEDSEVHIPDVNLRAVILQTINTKSEAPPDAIITQAEMSTLTGLSASNALEASNAKISDLTGLEYATGLKRLVLSSNNISDITPLSGLNNLTDLELDHNSISDITPLSGLTSLTQLRLDTNTISDITPLSGLKNLTDLHLSNNLISNIAPLSGLTNLRVLHLDTNTISDITPLSQLNNLTDLRLYNNSISDLAPLSKLTNLTRINLDDNSISDLTPLSKLTNLTWINLDNNSISDLTPLSQLNNLKALSLYSNRISNITPLSGVKNLADLRLDNNNISDITPLSELNGLIRLYLSDNSISDLTPLSGLHGLTDLHLDNNSISNLIPLSKLTNLRVLSLYNNTIFDLTSLSELKSLGELDISHNSISNLTPLSKLTNLADLRLDSNNISDLTPLSELNILTWLGLSHNSILDITPLSKLTNLTRINLDNNSVSDITPLSELYILTWLGLSHNSISDLAPLSGLNLLIGVDLSDNSISSLTTLSGLKNLADLRLDNNNISDITSLSKLTGLKGLRLYNNKISDLSPLVANPGLVNGDGVDMGNNPLSATSLNTHIPALKARGVTVEIYSKVDE
- a CDS encoding N-6 DNA methylase, with product MTKANSEQKSTGSHYTPPALAAFVAKEMLKLWQPPEKTRNINVFDPALGDGELLLAVLKNLQEMDVPLSVSGYETNQSEMLFAKERIKDQFPKVATEFHNRDFLAQSADCSSQPDLFQSRRPEQFDLVISNPPYVRTQVMGAKKSQDLARQFGLAGRVDLYYAFIIAIAQYIHPEGILGIIVSNRFMTTRSGETVRAKIKEMYDIEHIWDLGDTKLFEAAVLPAVLMLKPKTSAKPSITAKFTSIYTSDPVKKARNCESPIEALRRSGYVKTKSNEYFNILKGELDSGRGPKDIWRISTKESREWLSRVCRNTAATFKDLGKIRVGVKTTADRVFIRSDWDDMPLDKRPELLKDLTTHHIGNPYRSEPPKSKILYPHTILGGKRCAVNLASYPKSKAYLEEHRNQLEGRKYVIESGRKWYEIWVPQDPKAWKKAKIVFRDIAEHPTFWLDLNGTVVNGDCYWISCSEENELTWLALAVGNSSFIECFYDHSFNNKLYAGRRRFMTQYVEQFPLPRIDSASASQLIEMSKQTFECTSDKKTELMHTVDKLVWKAFGFSDKEIRG
- a CDS encoding restriction endonuclease, yielding MVYPNKNAIKRSGLTIYDHIPTERPDLYIASKKLEKILKESLIGISLSGLALRTRSKVVKTDVCKAIGYPVPGSFKRTQPRFPGQNFDVYIQKSNNLQIWNEELDASRRYVIVRVDEDNRIGNVRVIAGAELAKLDRTGTLTQKYQAALDVGAEACELVSREDAIPAERIGQESSARLIDPTEDPSLRSLIPIQTLFGILKCTIGMEIDYVGMDQERNRGSLLHEVVAKLLGYPGYADKGTFPDIPHQLLEIKLQTSRTIDLGLVTPDSLQALDYPALDGNIVIRHCDVRYALFYGELTGNRVMITNFYMTTGRDFFSRFRRFEGRVLNKKLQIPLPSDFFI
- a CDS encoding sugar phosphate isomerase/epimerase; this translates as MKLSLTSVMLPRWDLETTFKKLEKHGYEGIELRCRYNPEDPNAELFYWGRHLTDVSPDNILDKAAQIRDLSNQTGVRVCTLASNFTYDKIEIIEKIFKGARAIDSDNPPLIRVGAQSHDRQAPYIPQFLKARASFADLVEMARDYGVKIIYEIHVGTIAVSASRTIALLENLDPNHIGAIWDVPNMIRVGLEDSKMGLELLGPYLAHVHIGNATPVQTERDETGSMQWEWNFSDLREGMADIPQIIQDLKDVGYRGYISLEEFGPGDDEEKISSQGNYLKSLIN
- a CDS encoding Gfo/Idh/MocA family oxidoreductase codes for the protein MNQTTKIAIVGLGRIGWRFHFQQALSSDQFEITAVVDPLPERLSEARAAADCETHTDFESLWSCPLPDVVAIATPTTLHEDMTIRALNEGCHVILEKPMTTSLASADRMIAQAQKNNRRIFLYQPHRLTPETQTAREIIQSGMLGPIYFIHRGVYRYVRRNDWQSLRKNGGGMLNNYGAHYLDQLIYLSDDSAITEVDCKRWAIATRGDADDVVKAWVKKESGQLLDVHINQATAHIMPLWHICGKYGTAIREDNVFKVRYYDPAEAPLLNIVEGAAPERSYDNKDRLPWREEDIPITRDKQRDFYANIYDVIVNNATPYIRIEESRELMRVMDLCRQSAKF
- the polX gene encoding DNA polymerase/3'-5' exonuclease PolX; this translates as MDNKDIAAALEEMTTLMELNGDNAFRIRSYVNAARQIELLRKPASDLSVRGELESVRGIGAKMAANIAILIDTGQLPGMGDLRSALPEGLLEMIEVPGLGAKRVRSIYEQLGIADVDALAKACEAGEVEKLRGFGKKTAESILRGVSYLQQHRGRFLSRTAQDEAEALRAYLSDQPGVIRLSVAGSVRRCMETSKDVDIVASAKDGGALAGAFVAYPGVAEVTGQGETKVSVVLDSGMRADLRIVPDAAFPYALHHFTGSKEHNTAMRQRAKDRGMQLNEYGLFKGDENAVCADEKALFGALGLHYIPPELREGRDEIDRAEQGSLPELVAQSDLKGTLHVHTTYSDGRHSVEDMARAAKVLGYAYIGICDHSKAAAYANGLNEDRVRLQWDEIDRVNDAVEGIRVLKGIEVDILSDGGLDFDDELLSAFDLVVASVHSKFSMTEKEATDRLIRAVQNPHVDILGHPSGRLLLSREGYPLNMKAVIDAAAEARTAIEINANPARLELDWRFLSYAREKGVQIPINTDAHSVEGLQDMCFGLGIARKGGLTADDVFNALSVEDFLAALGG